In the Rhizophagus irregularis chromosome 10, complete sequence genome, one interval contains:
- a CDS encoding alpha-1,4-glucan branching enzyme: MTSQEPGICEIDPWLKPFAPAIKRRLESYKKWINQNEGGYDKFSHGYERFGLNANVSIVFQSWIKRVTQDLNVSLGCHLLEPTSKISMENITPRKQQV; this comes from the exons ATGACAAGTCAAGAGCCTGGTATTTGTGAAATTGATCCTTGGTTAAAACCTTTTGCTCCCGCAATAAAACGCAGACttgaatcatataaaaaatggatcaaCCAAAATGAAGGTggttatgataaattttcgcATGGATACGAACGTTTCGGTCTCAAT gCGAACGTATCGATCGTCTTCCAATCCTGGATAAAACGAGTTACACAAGATTTAAATGTAAGTCTTGGATGCCATCTTTTGGAACCCACCTCAAAAATATCAATGGAAAATATAACTCCCCGAAAACAACAAGTTTAA